Proteins encoded in a region of the Panthera uncia isolate 11264 chromosome B2 unlocalized genomic scaffold, Puncia_PCG_1.0 HiC_scaffold_24, whole genome shotgun sequence genome:
- the GPR63 gene encoding probable G-protein coupled receptor 63: MVFSAVLTASRTGATNTTFVVYENTYMNITVPPPFQHHGVGPLLRYSMETMAPTGISSLTVNSTAVTPTPAVFKSLNLPLQIILSAIMIFILFVSFLGNLVVCLMVYQKAAMRSAINILLASLAFADMLLAVLNMPFALVTILTTRWIFGKFFCRVSAMFFWLFVIEGVAILLIISIDRFLIIVQRQDKLNPYRAKILIAVSWTASFCIAFPLAVGNPDLQIPSRAPQCVFGYTTNPGYQAYVILITLVSFFIPFLVILYSFMGILNTLRHNALRIHSYPEGICLSQASKLGLMSLQRPFQMSIDMGFKTRAFTTILILFAVFIICWAPFTTYSLVATFSEHFYYKHNFFEISTWLLWLCYLKSALNPLIYYWRIKKFHDACLDMMPKSFKFLPSLPGHTRRRIRPSAVYVCGEHRTVV; the protein is encoded by the coding sequence ATGGTCTTCTCTGCAGTGTTGACTGCGTCCCGTACTGGGGCAACGAACACAACATTTGTAGTCTATGAAAACACTTACATGAACATTACGGTCCCTCCGCCATTCCAACATCACGGCGTTGGTCCATTGCTCAGATACAGTATGGAAACCATGGCTCCCACTGGGATCAGTTCCTTGACAGTGAATAGCACAGCTGTAACCCCAACACCAGCAGTTTTTAAGAGCCTAAACTTGCCTCTCCAGATCATTCTTTCTGCTATAATGATATTTATTCTGTTTGTATCTTTTCTTGGGAACTTGGTTGTTTGTTTGATGGTTTACCAAAAAGCTGCCATGCGCTCTGCAATTAACATTCTCCTTGCCAGCCTGGCATTTGCAGACATGTTGCTTGCAGTGCTGAACATGCCCTTTGCCTTGGTAACTATTCTTACTACAAGATGGATTTTTGGGAAATTCTTCTGTAGGGTATCTGCTATGTTTTTCTGGTTGTTTGTGATAGAGGGAGTAGCCATCCTGCTCATCATTAGCATTGATAGGTTCCTTATTATAGTCCAGAGGCAGGATAAACTAAATCCATATAGGGCAAAGATTCTAATTGCTGTTTCTTGGACGGCTTCCTTTTGTATAGCTTTTCCTTTGGCTGTAGGAAACCCTGACCTGCAGATCCCTTCTCGAGCCCCCCAGTGTGTGTTTGGGTATACAACCAATCCAGGTTATCAAGCTTATGTGATTTTGATTACTCTAGTTTCTTTCTTCATACCCTTCCTGGTGATACTGTATTCATTTATGGGCATACTCAACACCCTTCGGCACAATGCCTTGAGGATCCATAGCTACCCCGAGGGGATATGCCTCAGCCAGGCCAGCAAACTGGGTCTCATGAGTCTACAGAGACCCTTCCAGATGAGCATTGACATGGGCTTTAAAACACGTGCCTTCACCACCATTTTGATTCTCTTTGCTGTCTTCATCATCTGCTGGGCCCCGTTCACCACTTACAGCCTTGTGGCAACATTCAGTGAGCACTTTTACTATAAGCACAACTTTTTTGAGATTAGCACCTGGCTACTCTGGCTCTGCTACCTCAAGTCTGCATTGAACCCACTGATTTACTACTGGAGGATTAAGAAATTCCATGACGCCTGCCTGGACATGATGCCTAAATCCTTCAAGTTTTTGCCGAGTCTTCCCGGTCACACAAGGAGAAGAATCCGTCCCAGTGCTGTCTATGTGTGTGGGGAACACCGAACAGTGGTGTGA